One part of the Euzebyales bacterium genome encodes these proteins:
- a CDS encoding GNAT family N-acetyltransferase, translated as MGVRRCRGGLGRAVRAVSDRSVGDKPPEHLRTVFSNSMFTCFVYRGSRLIGAGRILADGLDRAYLADVAVHPDHQGRGLGSALITELVRLAGDHTKIVMYANPGTEGVYAKLGFLPMNTAMAIWRDRDRAIATGLLREPD; from the coding sequence GTGGGTGTACGACGATGCCGAGGTGGACTGGGACGAGCTGTCCGAGCTGTATCGGATCGCTCCGTCGGCGACAAGCCTCCCGAGCACCTGCGTACGGTGTTCTCCAACAGCATGTTCACGTGCTTCGTGTACCGCGGCAGTCGTCTGATCGGGGCGGGACGGATCCTGGCGGACGGCCTCGACCGCGCATACCTCGCCGATGTCGCCGTCCACCCGGACCACCAGGGACGCGGTCTCGGCAGCGCCCTGATCACCGAGTTGGTCAGGCTCGCGGGAGACCACACGAAGATCGTCATGTACGCCAACCCCGGCACGGAGGGTGTGTACGCGAAGCTGGGCTTCCTGCCGATGAACACGGCGATGGCGATCTGGCGCGACCGCGACCGCGCGATCGCGACCGGTCTGCTCCGCGAGCCGGACTGA
- a CDS encoding epoxide hydrolase: MRIEPFTIDVSDEVLRDLRARIRRTRWPEPAPSDAWEQGTDLDYLQALLAYWADGFDWRAQERRLNDFEHHCGDIDGVLIHFIHARAPGATGLPLVLTHGWPSTFVEMLPLVPLLTEPHSHGIDAPPFDVVVPSLPGYGFSRRPRRTGVTTRDTAELWHRLMSGLGYDRYGAHGTDFGAGVTTFLALDHPDAVVGIHLSNLENAPYLGAGTPPLSDEEREWLTQAREWDEREGGYKAIQSTRPQTLGYGLNDSPAGLAAWVVEKWRSWSDSDGDLDATLSRDVLLTTLTIFWATQTITSSMRDYVDNRAGGYELGPGERVDVPTGIAVFAHHHVPDPPPPLAWAERLYRVARWSPMPAGGHFAATEQPALLARDIAAFFRRL, encoded by the coding sequence GTGCGCATCGAGCCGTTCACCATCGACGTCTCCGATGAGGTGCTGAGGGATCTGCGTGCCCGGATCCGTCGAACCAGGTGGCCCGAGCCGGCGCCGTCGGACGCGTGGGAGCAGGGGACCGATCTCGACTATCTGCAGGCACTCCTCGCGTACTGGGCGGACGGGTTCGACTGGCGTGCGCAGGAACGCCGGCTCAATGACTTCGAGCACCATTGCGGGGACATCGACGGCGTGCTGATCCACTTCATCCACGCGCGTGCGCCAGGGGCTACCGGGCTCCCGCTGGTGCTGACGCACGGATGGCCCAGCACCTTCGTCGAGATGTTGCCACTCGTACCACTGCTCACGGAACCGCACAGCCACGGCATCGACGCGCCCCCGTTCGACGTGGTCGTGCCCTCGTTGCCCGGCTACGGGTTCTCCCGTCGTCCGCGCCGGACCGGTGTCACGACCCGTGATACCGCGGAGCTGTGGCATCGGCTCATGTCCGGCCTCGGCTACGACCGGTACGGAGCGCACGGTACCGACTTCGGTGCCGGGGTGACCACCTTCCTCGCGCTCGACCATCCGGACGCCGTCGTCGGGATCCATCTGTCGAACCTGGAGAATGCGCCGTACCTCGGCGCGGGGACGCCGCCGCTGTCGGACGAGGAGCGGGAGTGGCTCACGCAGGCGCGCGAGTGGGACGAACGCGAGGGGGGCTACAAGGCGATCCAGTCGACACGGCCGCAGACGCTGGGCTACGGATTGAACGACTCGCCGGCCGGTCTCGCCGCGTGGGTCGTCGAGAAGTGGCGGTCGTGGTCCGACTCGGACGGTGACCTCGACGCGACGTTGTCCCGGGACGTGCTCCTCACGACGCTGACGATCTTCTGGGCGACCCAGACGATCACGTCGTCCATGCGCGACTACGTCGACAACCGGGCGGGTGGGTACGAGCTCGGACCCGGGGAGCGCGTCGATGTTCCCACGGGCATCGCCGTGTTCGCCCATCACCACGTGCCGGATCCGCCGCCGCCGCTGGCGTGGGCCGAGCGTCTCTACCGCGTGGCGCGCTGGAGCCCGATGCCGGCCGGTGGTCACTTCGCGGCGACCGAACAGCCCGCGCTGCTCGCGCGCGACATCGCGGCCTTCTTCAGGCGGTTGTGA
- a CDS encoding DUF2855 family protein has product MLTSADPEPTAHEIAFEVDRSDLERCRVVRSALPSIGDGQVVVTVERFAFTTNNLTYAVLGDELGYWRLFPSAPGWGRIPVWGHGVVTQSRHAQIAVDARIYGLLQMSTHVVMAPGDLRHGWFRDTSPHRADLSPVYNAYQVVPPAWDADRRDRQALLAPVFMLSFLLDALLAERHEFSAERVLVTSASSKAALGLAHLLQRRGVPVTGLTSTGSVGFVDGLSVFGAVVSYDDVDDLDDRTTTIVDIAGNQALANALSDALGDRLQQRVSAGFTHRTDAQHGTGDHGLATLFFAPDEVIARTRQWGRGEFQNRFAAAFDGFARWTTGWLRLVRAGGPAAVEAVYHRMRRGQVTPTDGVILSLHPTMPT; this is encoded by the coding sequence GTGCTGACATCCGCGGACCCTGAACCCACGGCGCATGAGATCGCGTTCGAGGTCGATCGAAGCGACCTCGAACGGTGTCGTGTCGTCCGGTCGGCGTTGCCGTCGATCGGCGACGGACAGGTGGTGGTGACTGTCGAACGCTTCGCGTTCACCACCAACAACCTCACGTACGCCGTGCTCGGTGACGAGCTCGGCTACTGGCGACTGTTCCCCTCGGCACCAGGGTGGGGTCGGATCCCGGTGTGGGGGCACGGTGTGGTCACGCAGTCGAGGCACGCACAGATCGCCGTCGACGCCCGCATCTACGGGCTGCTACAGATGTCGACCCACGTCGTCATGGCTCCAGGGGACCTGCGACACGGGTGGTTCCGGGACACCTCGCCCCACCGCGCGGACCTGTCACCCGTCTACAACGCCTACCAGGTCGTGCCCCCGGCGTGGGATGCCGACCGTCGCGATCGCCAGGCGCTTCTGGCGCCGGTCTTCATGCTGTCGTTCCTGCTTGATGCGCTGCTGGCCGAACGGCATGAGTTCAGCGCAGAGCGGGTGCTCGTCACGAGCGCGTCATCCAAGGCGGCACTCGGCCTGGCCCACCTGCTGCAGCGCCGCGGCGTGCCCGTCACCGGGCTGACCTCGACCGGCAGCGTGGGGTTCGTCGACGGCCTGAGCGTCTTCGGGGCCGTTGTCAGCTATGACGACGTCGACGACCTCGATGACCGCACAACCACGATCGTCGACATCGCGGGCAACCAGGCGCTCGCGAACGCGCTCTCCGACGCCCTCGGCGACCGGCTGCAACAGCGCGTCAGTGCGGGGTTCACGCATCGCACCGACGCGCAGCACGGCACCGGGGATCACGGCCTCGCCACGCTGTTCTTCGCCCCCGATGAGGTGATCGCGCGAACGCGGCAGTGGGGGCGCGGCGAGTTCCAGAACCGCTTCGCAGCCGCGTTCGACGGCTTCGCCAGGTGGACGACCGGGTGGCTGCGCCTCGTGCGTGCGGGCGGACCCGCCGCCGTCGAAGCCGTCTACCACCGCATGCGGCGCGGGCAGGTGACGCCCACCGATGGTGTCATCCTGTCGCTGCATCCGACCATGCCGACCTGA
- a CDS encoding VOC family protein, producing MTRGLNTFIVPVSDLAKAKAVYGELLGVRPSTDEPYYVGFDVDGQQLGLDPNGHASGMTGPIGYWHVDDISGSVKALVEAGAVVQRDIADVGGGRLIATVTDDDGNVIGLLQD from the coding sequence ATGACCCGAGGCCTGAACACCTTCATCGTTCCTGTCAGCGACCTCGCGAAGGCCAAGGCGGTGTACGGCGAACTGCTGGGCGTGCGGCCGTCCACCGACGAGCCCTACTACGTCGGCTTCGACGTCGATGGCCAGCAGCTCGGCCTGGATCCCAACGGCCATGCCAGCGGCATGACCGGACCGATCGGCTACTGGCACGTCGACGACATCAGCGGCAGCGTCAAGGCGCTGGTCGAGGCGGGCGCCGTTGTCCAGCGGGACATCGCGGACGTCGGGGGCGGCAGGCTGATCGCAACCGTCACGGACGACGATGGCAACGTCATCGGGCTCCTCCAGGACTGA